Part of the Deinococcus planocerae genome, ACGCCGAGGCGGTGGGGCAGCGAGCGAATGAGGTGATTGACGAGGGTGGTCTTGCCCGCCCCCAGAAAGCCGCCGATCACGACGACGGGGATGCGCTCGTCTGCGGGGCGATGAGCGGGGGTGGTCATGGGGGGAGGATAGCGCCGGGGACGAAATCCTGGGCGGCCAGAGCGTCGGGACGGCGGGCGGTGAAGTCGCAAGATTTACGCAGCCTCGTCTGACCCCTCTGCTTCGCAGCTCTACGAGTCCGGCCCTTCGGGCCACCTCTGCTTCGCAGCTTTGCAAGTCCCCTTAAAGGGAGGCAGGAAGGGCTCCCCTCCAAGGGGAGCTGTCAGCGAAGCTGACTGAGGGGTCCGCCTGACGCTACACCTTCTCCACCCCCGGAGCCACCCTTAGGGCGCTTTCTTCCCCTTCGGTCCTGGACGCCACGCTAGCCTGCCCCGGTGAACGCCTCCCCGCCCGACTCCCCCGGCGTGACCCGGCGCCTGTACGGCCTGCTGACCCCGTACCGCCGCACGGTCCTGCTCGGGCTGCTGCTCCTGGTGGGCAGCGTGGCCGCCGAGCTGTACCCGCCGCTGGTGTGGATTCGGGTGGTGGACGAGGGGCTGCCCGCACGCGACTGGGCCTTCATCGCGTGGCACCTCGCGCTGCTGGTGGCGGTGTTCGGCGTGCAACAGCTTCTCTCGGCGTGGCGGGGCCTGCTGCTGGGGCGGGCGGGGCAGCGGCTCACGCTCGACCTGCGTTTGAGCGTGTACCGCAAGCTTCAGGGGCAGTCGGCGGCGTACTTCGAGTCGCAGCGCACCGGGGACCTGATCGCGCGGGTGACGGGCGACGTGGACGCCTTGCAGGACGTGCTCGTGCGCGGGACGGACGCGGTGCTCGCCAACGCCCTGCGATTGATCGGCGTGGTCGCCATCTTCATCGCGCTGCAACCCCTCCTCGGCGTGCTCGTCACGCTGCCCATGCTCGCCGTCGCCCTGATGCTGCGCCGCTACGCCCGCACCGTCCGGCCCGCCTACCGGGCGGCGCGCACGCGGCTGGGCGACCTGACGGCCCTGATCACCGACCGCCTGGCCGGGATTCGGGTGGTGCAGGGCTTCGCGCGGGAGGGGGCCGAGCTGCGGCGGGTCGAAGCCCTCGGGCGCGAGCTGTACGACGTGCAGGTGCGGGCGGTCGCGCTGCGCAACCGGGCCTTTCCGCTGGCGCGCTTCGTGGCGAACTTCGGCAACGTGATCATGCTGGGGGGCGGGGCGGCGCTTATCCTCGCGGGGCAGTTCACGCTGGGCGGGCTGCTCGCCTACCGGGGCTACGGGCGCTACTTCTACGGCCCCATCGACGACCTCGTGAACATCGGCGACCTGCTGCAACGGGCGGAGGCGAGCGGGCGCCGCGTGTTCGAGGTGCTCGACGCCCCCGTGGCCGTCGCCGAGCGGCCCGGCGCGCGACCCCTCCCGGAACCCGTGCGCGGCGAGGTGCGCTTCGAGGACGTGACCTTCGGCTACGACCCCGCCCGCCCGGTGCTGGAGGGGCTGACCCTGAGCGTCCCCGCCGGGGGGCGGGTGGCGATCCTGGGCGAGTCGGGGGCGGGCAAGAGCACGCTGCTCGGTCTAGTGCCCAGGCTGTACGACCCCCTTTCCGGGCGCGTCCTGCTGGACGGCGTGGACGTGCGCGACGTGACGCTGGAGAGCCTGCGCACGCATGCGGTCACCATGCCGCAGGACACCTTCCTCTTCCACGCCACGGTGCTGGAAAACGTCCGCTACGCCCGGCCCGACGCCACGCCGGAGGAGGTCGAGGACGCGTTGCGAGCCGCCCACGCCCTCGACTTCGTGCGGGCGCTGCCGGAGGGGCTGGACACGCTGGTGGGCGAGCGCGGCGTGCGGCTCTCGGGCGGGCAGCGACAACGCCTCGCCATCGCGCGGACGCTGCTCGCCCGCCCCGCCGTGCTTCTCCTCGACGAGCCGACGAGCGCCGTGGACGCCGAGAGCGAGGCGCTGGTGGTCGCCGCCCTGGACGAGCTGATGCGCGGGCGCACGGCATTGATCGTCACCCACCGCCTCAGCCTCGCGCGCGGGGCCGACCGGGTGATCGTGCTGGCGGGTGGCCGGATCGTCGAGGACGGCCCGCCCGCCGCCCTGCGCGCCCGGAACGGGGCCTACGCGGCCCTGGAACGTGCGACCCGGAGTCTCGACGGCACGATCCCCGAGACCCTTACCGGGGCGTGAGCGCCCGGACCATCGCCCAGGTGATCAGCGCCGCCGTGGCGAGCCCGGCCACCACGAACCAGGCGGGCGCGCGGCCCCCGTTCATGCCGTTCGCCGCCGTCCACCCCAC contains:
- a CDS encoding ABC transporter ATP-binding protein; translated protein: MNASPPDSPGVTRRLYGLLTPYRRTVLLGLLLLVGSVAAELYPPLVWIRVVDEGLPARDWAFIAWHLALLVAVFGVQQLLSAWRGLLLGRAGQRLTLDLRLSVYRKLQGQSAAYFESQRTGDLIARVTGDVDALQDVLVRGTDAVLANALRLIGVVAIFIALQPLLGVLVTLPMLAVALMLRRYARTVRPAYRAARTRLGDLTALITDRLAGIRVVQGFAREGAELRRVEALGRELYDVQVRAVALRNRAFPLARFVANFGNVIMLGGGAALILAGQFTLGGLLAYRGYGRYFYGPIDDLVNIGDLLQRAEASGRRVFEVLDAPVAVAERPGARPLPEPVRGEVRFEDVTFGYDPARPVLEGLTLSVPAGGRVAILGESGAGKSTLLGLVPRLYDPLSGRVLLDGVDVRDVTLESLRTHAVTMPQDTFLFHATVLENVRYARPDATPEEVEDALRAAHALDFVRALPEGLDTLVGERGVRLSGGQRQRLAIARTLLARPAVLLLDEPTSAVDAESEALVVAALDELMRGRTALIVTHRLSLARGADRVIVLAGGRIVEDGPPAALRARNGAYAALERATRSLDGTIPETLTGA